One Sphingobium sp. Cam5-1 genomic window, CTTTGCCGGGAACGGACAGGCGAAAGCGATGACAGCCGCAGACATCATGTCGAAGCCGGTCGTTTTTTGTCATGCCAACGACAGTATCGAGGATGCGATCAGGGTGATGGAAAGCCGACAGGTCCGCCGTCTGCCGGTTGTGGATGATCGATCGAACATGGTCGGCATCCTGTCGCTGGGCGACGTCTCGCACTGTGGCCACCGCGATCTTGCGATTGAAGTCATGGGGGCGGTGAGCAGCCATCACGCCTGAGGAATGACATCCTGACCATGTGAGGAATAAGATGACCCAGGCAACGATGTTCGATCGCTCGACCACTCAAGCGCCCGATGAGCTTGTCCAGGCTCTCAGGCACCATGCTGAACCATTGCCCTCGCCTGACAAGGTGGACGACTTCGGTGCCTGTTTCGACCGGTTTGGTGATGCCAGGGTCGTCCTTTTGGGCGAGGCGACACATGGAAGTTCCGAATTCTACCGGGCACGCGCCGCGATCACCCGCCGACTGATAGAGCGGCACGGCTTCACGGTCGTGGCGGTAGAAGCGGACTGGCCCGATGCCGCGCGCATTGACGATTATGTGCGGCACCAGGCGCCACGTCCCAGGCGGGGCGATGTATTCATACGCTTCCCGACATGGATGTGGCGCAACCAGGAAGTGCTGGCCTTCGCCGATTGGCTGCGGGGACATAATCAGGGCGTAGCGGAAGCGCGCCAGGCATCATTCCACGGCCTGGATGTCTACAGCCTCAGCGAATCCATCCATGCCGTGCTTGCCTATCTCGACAAGGCCGATCCGGCCGAGGCGGAGGACGCGCGCCGCCGCTATGGATGCCTGACGCCGTGGCAGGATGAACCCGCGCATTATGGACGGGCAGTCACTCTTTCGGGTGGCAAAGGATGTGAAGATGGCGTGGTGGCGCAGCTTCGCCAGCTTCTTGACCAGCGGCTGGACCTGCTCAAACAGGATGGCGAGGCATGGTTCGATGCCTATCAGAACGCCCGCATAGTTCGCGCCGCGGAACGCTATTATCGCGCCATGTACCGCAGTTCGGCCGAAAGCTGGAACCTGCGCGACCGGCACATGTTCGAAACGCTCCAGGCGCTGATGGCGCATCGTGGCAGCGGAACCAAGGCGGTCATCTGGGCGCATAACAGCCATGTCGGCAATGCAGCCGCAACGGCGATGGGTTGGCAGGGTGAATTCAACATCGGCCAGCTTTGCCGCCTCGCCTATGGTGACGATGCCGTGTCGATTGGCTTTGGGACGGACACCGGACTTGTCGCGGCGGCCAGCGACTGGGGCGGAGCGATGGAGATCAAATCCGTCCGCCCCGCGCGCCCGGACAGTTATGAACATGCGTTCCGTCGCACGGGCGTCGTCCGCAGCCTGACTGACTGGCGGGGACCGGGCAAGGAAGCGTTGCGGGAGTTGCTCGGCCATGCGCTTTTGGAGCGCGCGATCGGCGTCGTGTATCGGCCCGAAACGGAGCGGCTCAGCCATTATTTCGAGGCTGTGCTGGCGGAGCAATTCGATGCCTGGGTCTGGTTCGAACAGACCTCGGCGGTAACGCCATTGGGACCGGAACGCCCCTTGGGCGCGCCGGAAACCTGGCCTTTCGGATTATGACCATGACGCAGATAACGGTGAACCGGCAGGATGTGACAATCGGCAGGCATGGGCTGCGGGCCTTCCTCGACATGCCGGATGGCGCGACGGGGTTGGTGATATTCGCTCATGGCAGCGGCAGCGGGCGACACAGCCCGCGCAACCAATATGTCGCCGCTGGTTTGCATCGCTCCCAGCTCGCGACTTTGCTGATCGACCTGCTGACGCCGCAGGAAGAGCTGGACCGACGCAATGTCTTCGACGTGCAATTGCTTGCGCGCCGGTTGAGGGAGGCTGCTGACTGGGCCGACGGCATGACGCTGCTCGCCAAGCTGCCGCTGGGCTATTTCGGCGCGAGCACAGGCGCAGCGGCCGCGATCATTGCTGCTTCGATGCCGGATGACAGGGCGGTTGCGGTTGTGTCTCGCGGCGGCAGGCCGGACCTCGCGGGGGCTGAGGCTCTGGGCCGGGTTCGTGCCGCGACGCTCCTCATCGTCGGCAGTCTGGACCGTGATGTGCTGAACCTCAATCATGCCGCAAAGGCGCTCATGACGGCGCCCGCGGAACTGGTCATCGTGCCCGGAGCGAGCCATTTGTTCGAGGAGCCCGGAACGCTCGATCAGGTCATCAGCCTGGCCAGACGTTGGTTCAACTCTCACCTGAAGGGGGAGACGCGATGAAGCCTCAATCCATGCTGTTTCATGATCGTCGTGATGCAGGCGTCCATTTGGCCAAGGCGCTGGCACGTTTTGCGCCGAGCCATCCGTTGGTCCTTGCCTTGCCGCGAGGAGGCGTGCCGGTCGCCTTCGAGGTGGCAAGAGCGCTTGATGCCGACCTGGATCTTCTCTTCGTGCGCAAGCTCGGCGCGCCGGGCTACGAGGAACTGGGCATCGGCGCGGTGGTCGATGGGGCAGAACCGCAACTTGTCCTCAATGAGGAAATCGTCCGGCAGCTGGCCCCCACGCCGGACTATATCCGTACCGAGATGCGCAAGCAGCTGGCTGAAATCGATCGGCGTCGGCGCGTCTATCTGGGGAATAATGAACCCATTCCGGTAGCGGGCCGTACCGTCATCGTGGTGGATGACGGCATAGCAACCGGAGGCACGATCAAGGCGGCGCTGAAGGGCATGAGCAAGGCGCATCCCGCGCGGCTCATTCTGGCGGTTCCGGTAGCGCCTGCGGCGGTGATCGCAGGTCTGCGGGAGGAATGCGACGACATCATCTGCCTTTACGAACCCCATCCCTTCTATGCGGTCGGTGCGCATTATGTGGTATTCGATCAGACGAGCGATGCCGAAGTGGTCAAGCTGCTGGCTGATGCGCGTCGCCAACGGAATACCCAATCAGCGTGATTGTGACCTCTAAGGCAAATTCAGCCCAGTTCGTGCTGCAATAGCCCGTTCAGGATGATCCATAGCCATTCTCCGCTGATCAATTGAGCGGCCAGCAGGGTAAGGATCAACGCGGCTGCGACCATGGCCAATATCAGCCATAAACGTCTCGCGGGCCTGTCCCGTTGCGTCATGGTCACTCTCCGGCGGGCCTGGAGCGTATGATCCGGCCTCAAGGGTTGGTCCGGCTGGCGACCACGGCCGATCCGTCGGGCTGGATTTGGATAAGGTGATAAGCCTTATCCTCGCATTGCGCCCTCCAGGCGGCGGACGGCGCGGTGGTTCCGGGCATCGGGCCGCTGTCGATCACTTGCTGGCAAGGCAGGCCAGCATCCCGGATGGCACGGAAAAACGCCGCATCCCGGGCCTCTTTGGGTAAGGCCGCGATCTCCTCGACATAGTTCATCGTCGAACCATTCGCCTGGGGCGCGGGCGCTTCCGTCTCGTTCGCCGGTTTACACCCGCTGATGATCAGCACAGCGGCCAATAGCGGAAGTGTTCGCATTGCGATGTTCCTTCAACTGACAAGATGGAGAAGCCTATTTCCCACGTCCCGGATGCCTCGCCCATCGGGACATATACTTATTACAGCCGGGGAGAGCGGGAGATAGCCTTCCGGGCATGAAGAGGATCGTCACGCTCACGATGAATCCGGCCATCGATGTCGCCTATGAGGCGGATCGGGTCTTTCACACCCGCAAGATGCGGGCGCGCCAGGAACATTATGATCCGGGCGGCGGCGGCATCAATGTGGCCCGGGTGATCGCGCGGCTGGGCGGCACGGCGCGCGCTTATTATCTGTCCGGTGGAGCAACCGGGCCTACGCTCGACGGGTTGCTGGATCAGCATGGGCTGGTCCGGTTCCGTATCCCCATTGCAGGCGACACTCGCATCAGCACATCCATCTATGAGCGGGAGACGGGTAAGGAATATCGTGTCGTGCCACAGGGGCCAGAGCTGACGGCCGAGGAATGGCAAACTGCCCTGCATCATCTTGATGGTCCACAGGCGGAATTTCTTGTCGCCAGCGGATCGCTGCCTCCCGGCGTGCCGGACGATTTCTACAGCCAGGTGCGTCAGCTGGCGCAGCGCCACGGCATGCGCCTCATCCTCGATACTTCAGGCAAGGCGCTGCAAGAGGCTGTCAGCGGCGGGGGCCTCTATCTTGTCAAACCCAGCATCGGTGAGTTGCGGCAACTGGTTGGTCGAGCATTGATGGAGGAAAGCGAAATCTGCGCCGCGGCGCAGGAAATCGTGGATGGCGGCAAGGCGGAATATGTTGCCGTGACGATGGGCCGGGACGGCGCGATACTGGCTAGCCGCTCAGGAACCTGGCGATTGCCTGCCGTCCCTGTGGAAACCAGGAGCGCGGTGGGAGCTGGCGACAGTTTCCTGGCGGCAATGGTTTTCGCGCTCGGCTGTGAGCGTGATGCAGTCGAGGCATTCCGTTACGGAATTGCCGCAGGTGGAGCGGCGGTCCTGACGCCCGGAACCGACCTGTGCCATCGCGAGGATGTCGAGCGCTTGTTAGCCCTCGTGCCGTCCATTGCGCCATCACAGGAAACATGCCGGGCCGACGCCCAAGCGTAACCTGACCAAAAGGAAGAAGGATGATGGTCATGAAAGCCAGCGACATCATGACGCTAGGAACGGCCAGCACCACAGCGGACGCTTCTCTGGCTGAAGCAATCCGATGCATGAGCGATCACCGCATCAGTGCGCTTCCCGTGCTTGATCGGGAAGGCCGCTTGCAGGGCATTGTCTCGGAAGGTGATTTCTTCAGGCCGGATCGCGGGTTGTTCCGGCTCGATGCTCTGGTCAAAGCCGAAAGCGCGGAACGCGCACATCTGCTCAGTTCCAAAACAGTTTCGGACATCATGTCCGTGCCGCCGGTCAGCGTGGATGGAGACGCGTCGTTGGAAGAGACAGTGGGCATCATGGCGCAGCATGGGGTGAAACGGCTCCCCGTCATGTCGCACGGCAAGCTGGTCGGATTGATCAGCCGCGCCGACATTCTGCGATTCCTGGCGGATAGATGATCTTACAGCATTTTCGAGGCAGATGATGCCGTCTGCTGGCTCGGAAAATGCGGGAAACAGAAGACTTAGACCAGCCCGTTGTCGCGCAACGCGGCGCCGATCAGGGGCGCGAGATGGGCCTTGTTCGTAGGTCCATCAATACTGTCGCTGCTGAAGATGGGTGCGATGCCCTCTGCCTTCATGATCGCAAGATCATCGGCGCTCGCCAGGCAATGTGTCACGATCGCTTCAACCGATGTCGCGCCTGTGTCGTGCAGAAGCCGCGCCGCCTCGATCAACGTCCGCCCGCTGGCAATCATGTCGTCCACCAATAGGGCACGGCGGCCACGAACCTTTTCGATATCGGGGATGGCAAGCCTGACCTGCCTGTCGCCCAGCCTTTGCTTGGTCGCCACCAGCGTGCTGAGGCCCAGCGGTGCTGCGATAGCTTCGGTCCACTGACGGGATTCACTGTCCGGCCCGATGATGACGGGATCATCCCGCGCGTCGATCAGGGTAGCGAGAAGCGGCGCGGCAGATAGGCTGATCGCAGGAATGCCGGGAATGACCTCGCTCAGGGCGGCTATGCGATGGAGATGAGGGTCGACCGTCACCAGCCCGTCGAAATGGTCGGCTATCAGGCCGCCGATGACTTTCTGGCTGACGGCTTCTCCGGCGCGGAAGGCTTTGTCCTGCCGCATATAGGCAAGGTAGGGCGCGACCAGGATGACGCGTTCCGCGCCCTGATCGCGCGCCGCTGAGGCCGCCAGCAAAAGTTCGATGATCTTGTGGTCGGGATCGTTGAGGGAGCGATAGAAAATGGCGGTTTGGGCGGGTGTCGGTACACGGATCAGGCATTCCCGGTCGGGAAATCGGTGGACCTCGACGGCGATCGTCGGCGCGTCCAACAGTGACCCCAGCCTGCGGGCCGGTGCTATACCATCATCGAACGCGAAAAGCACCGCGCTCATCGAGCGACCTCATATCCTGAATCTTCCATCGCCAGATCGCGCGCGAAGCCAAGGCCGGTTCGCGACTGGGCATGGATACGGTAAAGCGCTTGCCCTTTGCGGACATCGCTGCCCACCTTGTGCAGCAGATCGATGCCCGCGCCCTTGTCCATCGGCGCACCGGCAAGCCGGGCGATGCGTGCGATGCGATGGCAATCAATCGCCTGCACTCGTCCGTCATGGGGGGCCTGAATCTCGTGAACATGCTCGCCCGGCGCATATTTGGCCGCCTGCCGCCCCTGCGCAGCGATCAGCCGTTCCATCGCCGCAAGTGCTTCGCCCGAGGCGAGCAGTTCCATCGCCCGTGCATAGCCTCTGCCACCTCGCAGCGCGGGATCGAAATCGAGCACTCGTCCGGCCAGAAACAGGGCATGTTCGCGAAGGTCCTGTGGAGCATCGCCGTCGTTGCGCAGCACAGCCATGACATCGCGTGCCTCAAGCACCGGGCCGACGCCGCGCCCGACAGGCTGCGATCCGTCCGTGGTCACGATATCGATCACGAGACCGATCTTGTCGGCGACATGTTCGAACAGCTTGCGCAGCCGGACTGCATCATCCTGTGTACGGACCTTCGCGGTTGGGCCGACGGGTATGTCGAGCACCAGATGCGTGGAACCCGCCGCCAGTTTCTTGGACAGGATGGACGCGACCATCTGGTCGAACGTGTCGATCCGCAAGGGCCGCTCCACAGAGATCAGCACATCGTCCGCTGGCGACAGGTTCACCCGGCCGCCCCACGCCAGCACCGCCTTTTCCCGGGCGACGATAGCCCGCATGTCCGCCTCGCATATATCGACATTGGCGAGCACTTCCATCGTGTCGGCCGTGCCGGATGGGGAGGTGATCGCGCGTGACGAGGTTTTGGGCATGATGAGGCCGTGGGCCGCCACGATCGGTACGACGATCATCGATGTGCGGTTGCCCGGAATGCCGCCGATGCAGTGCTTGTCCACCACGAGCGGGGCTTTCCAGTCGAAACGGTTGCCGACATCGGCCATTGCGCGGGTGACCGCCAGCGTTTCCTGCGTGCTCATGAAGCTGGCGCAGGCGACCAGAAAAGCGCCGATTTCCATAGGCGAGTAGCGATGCGCGGCGATGTCCCGGATGATGGCTGAAATCTCGTCATCCTGCAGGGTGTCGCCGTCGATCTTGCGACGGACAAATTCCAGGCTGGCCGGGGGCATTGCCTGTGCGATCGCCACGGGCGAACCTTCGGGCAGGCCGAGCCGCCTGAACGCCTGCTCGCCCAGGCCAATTTCTCCCGGGTCCAGCAGGGCCGACTCATCGACGAGCGCCAGCGTCGCGAGGATTTCGGCACTGTCCCCGCTGACCCGTATCTTGCGCAGCGCCTGAAATTGCTCCGCAGAATAGCCGTTGCTTTGGCGCAGGAGAAAGGCGGTGTTTTCCGGATAAGTGTCGATCGCCAGACGCTTGATCGTCAGCATGGCCTGCCCACCTCATGTCGTTGCCGTTCGCCCATCGGGAATTTTCAGCTTCCGTCGCTCGTGCGCGGGGCAGGGGCGTTCCAAAAAGTTCCTCGGCCACGCGCGCACAGATGCTGGCGGCGCGGTCGCGGACCCGCTGGAGTTGGCCCTCGAAAAAGGCGGCATCCGCGCTCTCTATCACGTCCCCAATATGCAGCGCCTCGGATGATTGCATCGCAAAGGCGCGAAAGAGGTAGGTGCCCGAAAGCGCGCGAAGCGCCTCTGTCTGACCCTGGGCGTCAAGCCAGTCCTCTGAAGCCCCAGAGGTCGTGATAGCGCAGAGATGACCTTTGCCGAGCAGTCCTTCACCTGACTTGTCCTGAACCTGACGCACAGTCGTTCCCGCGCCCAGAACGCGATCGATATAGCCGACAAGCATGGCTGGCGGCATACCGAACCAGATCGGAAAGACGAAGACGACCACATTGGCGCCGCGCAATATGTCCAGTTCCGCCGTGACATCGGGAGACAGGTGGTAGCCCTTGCGATCAGGCCGCTCGCCATTCTTCAGCACCGGGTCAAAATTCATGGCGTACAGGTCGCGCAGGATAGACTGTTGCCCCGCAGCCTCCACAGCCTGGCAATAGGCATGGGCGATGGCGGCGTTGAAGCTGTGGGGATCGGGGTGCGCGAGCACCACTGCATGCCGGATATCAGAAGGCGCAGCACGGGGCATCGGAACCTCCATCTTCACTTATGGCGATGTCTCGCCTCCTCATATTCATCAAGTATGCGCCGCATTTGAGCGAGGGCCTGGCGGCGTGCCCGCTCGTTCCTGATGCGGCCGAGATGCTGTTTGAGATGGGTGATAAAGTCGGCATAATCATTCTGCCAATCCGGCCCGCTCAGCTGTTCCATGTCCACGCGGCCTGTCTGGATGCGCTTCGCCTGCGTTCCCGGCTCAAGCGCGTAGACCTCGCCGATCTGCGGCGCGATGATATTTGTGGCGGGATCGTCTGCCTGAACTAGGGTCCGCAACGCTGCCACCGCTTCGGGTTCGCCATGATCCAGGAAAAGGCTGCCGGTTATCGGTCGGCGCGCGCTGATCCAGCTGTGCAGTTCGTCGCGGTCGGCATGGGCGGAATAGCTGTCGATCCGCCGGATGCGCGCGCGTACGTTAACGTCCTCGCCGGAAATACGCACACGCTGCGCGCCGTCGAGCAGGACCCGGCCAAGCGTGCCCTTCGCCTGGAAACCCACGAACAGGACCGTCGATTCCCGCCGGAAGAGATTATGCTTCAGATGATGGCGGATGCGGCCTGCCTCGCACATGCCCGATGCCGCCATGATGATCGCGCCCGACATGGTGTTGAGCCGAACGGATTCCGCGACATCCTCGACATAATGGATCGAGGGGTGACGGAAAATATCTTCGCCGCCCGTGTCCTCCAGCTCCGAGGCATGAGCTGCGAACACCTTGGTCGCCCGGCTCGCGAGCGGC contains:
- a CDS encoding CBS domain-containing protein; this encodes MTYVSEVMHSGVDRVAPDTGLAELARIMREKDIGAIPVSDGDTPLGIVTDRDLALRGFAGNGQAKAMTAADIMSKPVVFCHANDSIEDAIRVMESRQVRRLPVVDDRSNMVGILSLGDVSHCGHRDLAIEVMGAVSSHHA
- a CDS encoding erythromycin esterase family protein is translated as MTQATMFDRSTTQAPDELVQALRHHAEPLPSPDKVDDFGACFDRFGDARVVLLGEATHGSSEFYRARAAITRRLIERHGFTVVAVEADWPDAARIDDYVRHQAPRPRRGDVFIRFPTWMWRNQEVLAFADWLRGHNQGVAEARQASFHGLDVYSLSESIHAVLAYLDKADPAEAEDARRRYGCLTPWQDEPAHYGRAVTLSGGKGCEDGVVAQLRQLLDQRLDLLKQDGEAWFDAYQNARIVRAAERYYRAMYRSSAESWNLRDRHMFETLQALMAHRGSGTKAVIWAHNSHVGNAAATAMGWQGEFNIGQLCRLAYGDDAVSIGFGTDTGLVAAASDWGGAMEIKSVRPARPDSYEHAFRRTGVVRSLTDWRGPGKEALRELLGHALLERAIGVVYRPETERLSHYFEAVLAEQFDAWVWFEQTSAVTPLGPERPLGAPETWPFGL
- a CDS encoding dienelactone hydrolase family protein; its protein translation is MTQITVNRQDVTIGRHGLRAFLDMPDGATGLVIFAHGSGSGRHSPRNQYVAAGLHRSQLATLLIDLLTPQEELDRRNVFDVQLLARRLREAADWADGMTLLAKLPLGYFGASTGAAAAIIAASMPDDRAVAVVSRGGRPDLAGAEALGRVRAATLLIVGSLDRDVLNLNHAAKALMTAPAELVIVPGASHLFEEPGTLDQVISLARRWFNSHLKGETR
- a CDS encoding phosphoribosyltransferase, which translates into the protein MKPQSMLFHDRRDAGVHLAKALARFAPSHPLVLALPRGGVPVAFEVARALDADLDLLFVRKLGAPGYEELGIGAVVDGAEPQLVLNEEIVRQLAPTPDYIRTEMRKQLAEIDRRRRVYLGNNEPIPVAGRTVIVVDDGIATGGTIKAALKGMSKAHPARLILAVPVAPAAVIAGLREECDDIICLYEPHPFYAVGAHYVVFDQTSDAEVVKLLADARRQRNTQSA
- a CDS encoding 1-phosphofructokinase family hexose kinase, with protein sequence MKRIVTLTMNPAIDVAYEADRVFHTRKMRARQEHYDPGGGGINVARVIARLGGTARAYYLSGGATGPTLDGLLDQHGLVRFRIPIAGDTRISTSIYERETGKEYRVVPQGPELTAEEWQTALHHLDGPQAEFLVASGSLPPGVPDDFYSQVRQLAQRHGMRLILDTSGKALQEAVSGGGLYLVKPSIGELRQLVGRALMEESEICAAAQEIVDGGKAEYVAVTMGRDGAILASRSGTWRLPAVPVETRSAVGAGDSFLAAMVFALGCERDAVEAFRYGIAAGGAAVLTPGTDLCHREDVERLLALVPSIAPSQETCRADAQA
- a CDS encoding CBS domain-containing protein, whose amino-acid sequence is MKASDIMTLGTASTTADASLAEAIRCMSDHRISALPVLDREGRLQGIVSEGDFFRPDRGLFRLDALVKAESAERAHLLSSKTVSDIMSVPPVSVDGDASLEETVGIMAQHGVKRLPVMSHGKLVGLISRADILRFLADR
- a CDS encoding ribose-phosphate diphosphokinase; protein product: MSAVLFAFDDGIAPARRLGSLLDAPTIAVEVHRFPDRECLIRVPTPAQTAIFYRSLNDPDHKIIELLLAASAARDQGAERVILVAPYLAYMRQDKAFRAGEAVSQKVIGGLIADHFDGLVTVDPHLHRIAALSEVIPGIPAISLSAAPLLATLIDARDDPVIIGPDSESRQWTEAIAAPLGLSTLVATKQRLGDRQVRLAIPDIEKVRGRRALLVDDMIASGRTLIEAARLLHDTGATSVEAIVTHCLASADDLAIMKAEGIAPIFSSDSIDGPTNKAHLAPLIGAALRDNGLV
- a CDS encoding thymidine phosphorylase family protein, coding for MRQSNGYSAEQFQALRKIRVSGDSAEILATLALVDESALLDPGEIGLGEQAFRRLGLPEGSPVAIAQAMPPASLEFVRRKIDGDTLQDDEISAIIRDIAAHRYSPMEIGAFLVACASFMSTQETLAVTRAMADVGNRFDWKAPLVVDKHCIGGIPGNRTSMIVVPIVAAHGLIMPKTSSRAITSPSGTADTMEVLANVDICEADMRAIVAREKAVLAWGGRVNLSPADDVLISVERPLRIDTFDQMVASILSKKLAAGSTHLVLDIPVGPTAKVRTQDDAVRLRKLFEHVADKIGLVIDIVTTDGSQPVGRGVGPVLEARDVMAVLRNDGDAPQDLREHALFLAGRVLDFDPALRGGRGYARAMELLASGEALAAMERLIAAQGRQAAKYAPGEHVHEIQAPHDGRVQAIDCHRIARIARLAGAPMDKGAGIDLLHKVGSDVRKGQALYRIHAQSRTGLGFARDLAMEDSGYEVAR
- a CDS encoding NAD(P)H-dependent oxidoreductase — protein: MPRAAPSDIRHAVVLAHPDPHSFNAAIAHAYCQAVEAAGQQSILRDLYAMNFDPVLKNGERPDRKGYHLSPDVTAELDILRGANVVVFVFPIWFGMPPAMLVGYIDRVLGAGTTVRQVQDKSGEGLLGKGHLCAITTSGASEDWLDAQGQTEALRALSGTYLFRAFAMQSSEALHIGDVIESADAAFFEGQLQRVRDRAASICARVAEELFGTPLPRARATEAENSRWANGNDMRWAGHADDQASGDRHLSGKHRLSPAPKQRLFCGAISGAAQDTGQRGQCRNPRDAGARR